DNA from Daucus carota subsp. sativus chromosome 1, DH1 v3.0, whole genome shotgun sequence:
GCTTTTTACTTGCGTTTATCTATTTTAGTTGAGATGTCCATACCAATTTGGTATTCTACATCCCAACTCTAGCCCTCTTGTTACTGCAACTAGGGCATTTGTACTGCTTGATATGTTCAGCTTTAGCAGGAGTGATTTTCACACATTTCCCGTGAAACCATTTCTCACATACATCACAACAAATCCAGAACTCATCAGGCGCATAATCATCTCCACAAGAACCACAAGTTGTTGCCTGTTCGTCTTCTCCAGCCTCAGCCTCATCCTCATCTCCGTCACTTTCAACCTCTTCATTGGGTGGAGACATCTTTGCTGCTTTAGGATATGGTTCAGATTTTCGAGACTGGCATACAAAGATTAAAAGAATCAAAATAAATCATTATACCAAGATGTTTAAAATCCTAAGTTCATAAGCTCCCAAAGAAGATGAAGAACAACAGAAGATCATAAAAAGAATGTAAATTCTTGATTTAGGAAATGTAAAATTTACCGCACTCCCATTTGGCTTGCTTTTGTTTCCGTTACTTCGAGGAGCATCTTTGGGCTGTTCAACCTTGCCCGTTACAACTTCAAACACAGTTGGCAGCTCATTTATCATCTGAAAAAGCCTCTTCCTGCAAATTCCGATTTTTTATAACATGAGAAAACATGTACTTTGATGGCTTCAGTCCTTTCATATTCCTTTTCATATAAAAGGCAGGAAAAAACATGATACAATTTGACCACTTTGCAATATTAATCTTCTTTTGCATTTACAAACTATGCAGAATGTGACCCCACAAGCAACGAACTTTGGTGTTGACAGAGTCTGGATTTATTGTATTTTACCCACCCATATTCAGCAGATTGAACATTTCAATGACACTTTACAGGTATTAAAAATGGTCACTAGAGTTTATAAAAGCACCTTTTAATCTTTAAAAATGCATCTttgcaaacaaaaaaaaatagtgagaaaAAGACGAGGAACAGGAGCTGTAATTGATGGTGTTATACAAAAAATAAGGTCATTGTAAATATTCAGAAGCATCTGGAGGGTACAAGGAGATGCATTTAGAGAGCACCTTTAAACAGGAAAGCACATATCCTCATTAATAAGGTGTAAATATGAACCAAAGATTTACCAAATAACGAACAAAATCATCACATTTGGCATAAAGAAAACTGCAGACATAATTTATATGCGAAACCAAAACTATCTTGCCGGGTCCCGTACTCCCTACGAACTCACGTCTGTAATGAAATGTTGTAGAAAGAACTCAGTCTAATAAACATATTCAAATGCTAAACAAAGAGCAAAAAGTGTGCTTGGACCATATTGTAACTTACATAACACAAAAACAGATATCCAGATTTCCAGATGCacaaaatacatatacatatatatatcaagatGTGATGTGAGATGCTATTTCAGGGATCTCATCACATAACATGACAATTAAATTATTGGAATTCATGCAAACTACATAATATTGTGGCAATACGATCTTCACAGTTAAATCAATTAATGATTGTAACAAGTGCTACAATATCAAAACTATTAacagatatacatatataatctaTCTAGACAATCAGGAGTACAATTACAGCAGTCAGGTACATATGTCCACATTGGTCATCGTTAAGGTAAACACTGATCGAACGTACTACTGCAATATTGGGCAAAGATACTACTGCAGTGGAAAATATAGCCctaagattataaattatatatgctTTGCTGAGCTCTGAACAAAATATTACCTTTCATTCTTGACAAAACCAAATCGAGCACCAAAATAAAATGCAACAGAAAGCAACCATGTATCACTGTGAACAGCAACAAGTGATAACCAGTCCTTCTCTGCCATCCCATCCCTTGCAAAATTAATGCCTAGAGCTGGCTCTGGCAGTTCAGGAGGGACCTCCTCAACAGGCAGATTGACTTCCCACTTCTCACTTGGAAGCCCATACAAACACAAGTTTTCCTTTTCTGCAATTACACATGATATAAAGCAGAGGAAAAAATTAAGTAATCTGATATTAACATCTGTGTCAAAACCTTAAACACAAAAATAGACAGTAAGACCATTTCGTCAATAGTATATAACCCACGAGCAacttatatatagttatatatgtatttcGAATCAAGTAAATCAGTTCTTCACTCTTGGAATTAATGTGGAACGGATAATACTATTTCTAAAGTTCCCATGTTTCTATATTAAAAGTATGATTCCCCAGACTGCATAGAGGCTCATTCCAGACAGCCAACACAAAGAAAGGCAATACCTAGGACAGTTAAAACACCCAAagttatttcttaaaaccaaaCTACCCCATGGAATATATTGTTAAGTGATGCCTGATGATAGCAGCTGCAAAATCCGAAAGTTGCAAAGGGGAAACCAACAAAAAAATTCTGCAATAATAAATATGACATTGATGCCAGTTTAAAGGCAGAAGGTAATATCATGAACACATCTGGTGTGGGAGAGGTAAAATTCTGTGGGAAGGATGAACAACAGAGGCTCTGGAGCTGATGACacagaatttaatttaatattttataccaACACCAACTGTCCTGTGTGTAATCCTACTTGGTGAGATAACTGGTAAAGAGATGTAAAACCCTCTTCTGAACATTGTTTTTAATACATTTTTTGCATAACTAATTGTGTTAACTCATCCACTATTATTCTCAGTTTTATCTCAATTTCTGGAACCTAACTAGAAACCAAAATATGTCCCCCTTCAAGCAAGCAAAAATTTTGGTTTAGTATGTCAGAATAAATAGCATGCTGATGATATTATGGGTATAAATTACAGGTGCTTAGCAGGAAAATCATGCTTCTCTCCAGTTTGACTAGTCACAGCTAGCAGTCACCAAAGCATATCTATGCAAATGACGACTGTCAGCAAGATATGCACAATGACACTTTATCAACAGCCAGTTTAAAGATCTgacataaatcaaaaatcagttTACAGTTAAAATACCAATTAAGTGCAAAATTCTTTCCCTGCAGTTATTAACAAGCAACTAAAATAAGTATGTACTCATCCGAAGAagaaaatatcatattaatctTAACAAATAAGTGACTCTGTAGTAGCTCTAAAATAACATTAGATGACATTAGAactatttttatgttttaaagaTTTTGCTCATATAGGTCAGGTCAGCCATTACAAGATGATTTCAAaacattcatataaaataacaaataagacAATGAATCGAGTGTCCTAGCACCACAATCCAACACATGTAAGAACATGGAATCACACATGTAAACTTTACATAAACTTAAAGCATTATTAAGATTAACAATTAATACCAATTACAGACACCGCAAATTAGCAAACAGTCCAATACAACTTTAATACTTGCCGAGAGTAATCCCAACTCCAACTAAATAATCACTGTCGCAAACCCATTAAAACGCACAGCAACAAAAACCACGacaataattaaacaaaaacaacTCACCCGGATCACACTCCTCGTAAAACTTCTCAACATCTGCAATTATTCACCAGAAAACAACAATTAAAAAACCCCATATAACACAACAAGCCAAACATATCTCTTACACACAAAAATTAAATAGATAACATACAAATAAAGTAACCGCGtaaataaactaatatttttttccgGTCCCaactcgataaattaataaatttctctaGTCCCGACGATACGAATATGGAAAAAAGAAGGGAGCAAACCAGTAGTAAGGGCCTTGATCAAAGCAGCTCTTCTGCCTTTAAAATCACCAAAAACCTCT
Protein-coding regions in this window:
- the LOC108214078 gene encoding PHD finger protein ALFIN-LIKE 6 — protein: MEGLPALIPRTVEEVFGDFKGRRAALIKALTTDVEKFYEECDPEKENLCLYGLPSEKWEVNLPVEEVPPELPEPALGINFARDGMAEKDWLSLVAVHSDTWLLSVAFYFGARFGFVKNERKRLFQMINELPTVFEVVTGKVEQPKDAPRSNGNKSKPNGSASRKSEPYPKAAKMSPPNEEVESDGDEDEAEAGEDEQATTCGSCGDDYAPDEFWICCDVCEKWFHGKCVKITPAKAEHIKQYKCPSCSNKRARVGM